The nucleotide sequence CACGTCGATCCCTCCGCCGAGAATCCGGCGATGTCCGGCCACGACCGACCCGCCGCCCTCTCCGTCGGTGGGAGGATCTCCGCATCCGATATCTGACGAACGATTAATTCATGGCTATACTTTACAATCATCGTCCACCTTTCGGACCCAGTGGTGAGACTTCAGCTACTACCATTCGACTCTGTCGATCAATCGAACACTTATATCTGTTTTCAGCAAACACTCTAGGGAGATCGGTGAGACCTGTTTTAATAACCCCAAATATAAGGGGTTATAACGGTACATGTTCGGCACAGCGCAAAGGTGGCGCTACAGCGGAAGATGTTCGTCCAGCGACGGGCTAGGGGTCCGTCGCGACGCCCGGGCGACGAATCAATCCCTTCAAGTTACCCGCGAGCGTCGATTCACCCGTATGACAGACTGTCCGGAATGCGGGGCCGAGGTCTCCCTGCACGACGACGTCGAAGTCGGAGAGATCGTCGACTGTGCAACCTGCGGTGC is from Halorhabdus sp. BNX81 and encodes:
- the lysW gene encoding lysine biosynthesis protein LysW, which encodes MTDCPECGAEVSLHDDVEVGEIVDCATCGAELEVVADEPATLEPAPELEEDWGE